One Xyrauchen texanus isolate HMW12.3.18 chromosome 2, RBS_HiC_50CHRs, whole genome shotgun sequence genomic window carries:
- the LOC127661762 gene encoding coiled-coil-helix-coiled-coil-helix domain-containing protein 7-like: protein MNNKSGARKVRNVDINPCIEESDGSQKCLDAYNYDKSMCSAYFMRYTNCRKYWHAVMLQRRRDGVKPDMPTAEEREQVITGLGGKPY, encoded by the exons ATGAATAACAAATCGGGTGCACGGAAAGTTCGGAATGTGGATATCAACCCGTGCATTGAG GAGAGCGATGGTTCCCAAAAATGTTTGGACGCATATAACTATGATAAGAGCATGTGTTCTGCATACTTCATGAGGTATACAAACTGCAGGAAGTACTGG CATGCCGTGATGCTGCAGCGTCGGCGTGACGGAGTGAAGCCGGATATGCCGACCGCTGAGGAGCGAGAGCAGGTCATCACAGGTCTCGGAGGGAAGCCGTACTGA